Proteins found in one Pseudomonas sp. P8_241 genomic segment:
- a CDS encoding phosphotransferase family protein, which produces MTLTDQSTRIRTGEELDASLIDPYLKAHIPGLSGLPTISQFPGGASNLTYLLEYPEQEFVLRRPPFGHKAKSAHDMGREFRILNQLRDGFPYCPKAYVHCTDESVIGAEFYVMERVNGIILRSELPPELGLDSEKTEALCKSFIDKFVELHQVDYNAYGLGDLGKPEGYVARQIKGWSDRYEKAITPDAPHWEAVKAWLNDKMPADHPTSSIVHNDYRFDNVILDPNNPMQIIGVLDWELTTLGDPLMDLGNTLAYWIEADDPAPVQLMRRQPSHAPGMLTRREFVDYYAQRSGIQIDNFDFYYTYGLFRLAGIVQQIYYRFYHGQTQDKRFAQFIHMNKLLEQMSLQVIQKSSL; this is translated from the coding sequence ATGACGCTTACTGACCAGTCCACCCGTATCCGCACCGGCGAAGAGCTCGATGCCAGCCTGATCGATCCATACCTCAAGGCCCATATTCCGGGCTTGAGCGGTTTGCCGACGATCAGCCAGTTCCCGGGCGGTGCGTCGAACCTCACCTATTTGCTGGAATACCCCGAGCAGGAATTCGTCCTGCGTCGCCCGCCTTTCGGCCACAAGGCAAAATCCGCCCATGACATGGGCCGTGAATTTCGCATCCTCAATCAATTGCGCGACGGTTTTCCGTATTGCCCGAAAGCCTACGTGCACTGCACCGACGAATCGGTGATCGGTGCCGAGTTCTACGTGATGGAACGGGTCAATGGCATCATCCTGCGCTCCGAACTGCCACCGGAACTGGGGCTGGACTCGGAGAAAACCGAAGCCCTGTGCAAGAGTTTCATCGACAAGTTCGTCGAACTGCATCAGGTCGACTACAACGCCTATGGTCTGGGCGACCTCGGCAAGCCCGAAGGCTATGTCGCCCGGCAGATCAAGGGCTGGAGTGATCGGTACGAAAAAGCCATCACCCCGGACGCTCCGCACTGGGAAGCGGTCAAGGCCTGGTTGAACGACAAGATGCCGGCTGATCACCCGACCTCCAGTATCGTGCACAACGACTACCGCTTCGACAACGTCATCCTCGACCCGAACAACCCGATGCAGATCATCGGCGTGCTCGACTGGGAACTGACGACCCTGGGCGACCCGCTGATGGACCTGGGCAACACCCTCGCCTACTGGATCGAAGCCGACGACCCGGCGCCGGTACAACTGATGCGCCGCCAGCCAAGCCATGCCCCGGGCATGCTGACCCGCCGCGAATTTGTCGATTACTACGCCCAGCGGTCCGGCATCCAGATCGACAATTTCGACTTCTACTACACCTACGGTCTGTTCCGCCTGGCCGGCATCGTGCAGCAGATCTACTACCGCTTCTACCACGGCCAGACCCAGGACAAACGCTTCGCGCAGTTCATTCACATGAACAAACTGCTGGAGCAGATGAGCTTGCAGGTCATCCAGAAATCCAGCCTCTGA
- a CDS encoding amidohydrolase family protein: MIIDISCYPTDLVDLAWRHDGDPFTGERLLEMMDGPYMVNGKPRRIDKAFIQPPQGNTIYTWTDGDLTGRESIDAYMAYTLKMVQTYPDRFIGCFVYNPRCGVENGVEAIERYVKEHGFKMVQMQANMHAYRPDRALDWVRPCFEKCAELGIPVKLHTGDGPYSIPSEWVPMIKEFPNVDFIMAHFGVQTGGVYVFEPMQWAMELPNVYCESGWCLQSRIVEFAKVLPTHKILFGTDTPPNEPGMWLRLLEVLCHEPPQGLNLDEDTLEEYLGNNTARMIGLEPTPPPRTVCEAEAQLKRPVTTQLARS; this comes from the coding sequence ATGATCATCGATATCAGCTGCTATCCCACGGATCTCGTGGACCTCGCCTGGAGGCATGACGGAGACCCGTTCACCGGCGAGCGTCTGCTGGAGATGATGGATGGCCCGTACATGGTCAACGGCAAGCCTCGCCGCATCGACAAAGCCTTCATCCAGCCCCCGCAGGGCAACACCATCTACACCTGGACCGACGGCGACCTGACCGGTCGCGAGTCCATCGATGCCTACATGGCCTACACCCTGAAAATGGTTCAGACCTACCCGGACCGCTTCATCGGCTGCTTCGTCTACAACCCGCGCTGCGGCGTGGAAAACGGCGTCGAGGCTATCGAGCGCTACGTCAAGGAACACGGTTTCAAGATGGTGCAGATGCAAGCCAACATGCACGCCTACCGTCCCGACCGCGCCCTGGACTGGGTGCGCCCGTGCTTCGAAAAATGCGCCGAGCTGGGCATCCCGGTCAAGCTGCACACCGGTGACGGGCCGTACAGCATCCCGTCGGAATGGGTGCCGATGATCAAGGAATTCCCCAATGTCGATTTCATCATGGCCCACTTCGGGGTACAGACCGGTGGCGTCTATGTGTTCGAACCGATGCAATGGGCGATGGAACTGCCCAACGTCTACTGCGAATCGGGCTGGTGCCTGCAATCGCGGATCGTCGAGTTCGCCAAGGTCCTGCCGACGCACAAAATCCTGTTCGGCACCGACACTCCGCCGAACGAACCGGGCATGTGGCTGCGCCTGCTGGAAGTGCTGTGCCACGAACCGCCGCAGGGTTTGAACCTCGACGAGGACACCCTCGAAGAGTACCTGGGCAACAACACCGCACGAATGATCGGCCTCGAACCGACCCCGCCGCCACGCACGGTTTGCGAAGCAGAGGCGCAGCTCAAGCGCCCCGTCACCACGCAACTGGCCAGGAGCTGA
- a CDS encoding helix-turn-helix transcriptional regulator, with the protein MSQDVLTTETNRRQLQQIIAGLSDGVILLDPDQTIRWANEAALVMHGVSHVSDLGPNAKAYAKRFGLRYRNNHRVPVDSYPINRVARGETFSDVLVEVALTGDEEQRVWVHRVRSLVLADSQGEPDSLVLIMDDVTEWASAEQRFEKTFAANPAPAVICRLSDLRYIKVNPGFLEMTGYARDQVIGASTYELDVLEQADNKELAKQRLREGVTIPQMQAELRLPDGGSKQVIVAGQPLELNDEPCMLFSFVDMEPRHKAEVALRQSEERFAKAFRLSPVPILLCGAADQLVLDVNEAFLDTLGYSSEEVIGVSIAQIDFIDDKSARSRLFAALEKTGRLDRIDVRLRKKDAGSIECAVSADTVNIEDNPCFLLVLMDITERKRTEIELVSAIEEVMKDASWFSRTLIEKLANVKRVNSPKLPSVSFADLTARERDVLGLICEGLADKEIAARLKLAPNTVRNHVATVYSKLDVHSRSEAIVWSRERGLFSGEWRSRGQR; encoded by the coding sequence ATGAGCCAGGACGTTTTGACCACCGAAACCAACCGTCGCCAGTTGCAGCAGATTATCGCCGGACTGTCCGACGGTGTGATCCTGCTCGACCCCGACCAGACTATCCGCTGGGCCAATGAAGCCGCTTTGGTCATGCACGGCGTCTCGCACGTAAGCGATCTTGGTCCCAATGCCAAGGCCTACGCCAAGCGCTTCGGCCTTCGTTATCGCAACAATCACCGGGTGCCGGTCGATAGCTATCCGATCAATCGTGTTGCCCGTGGTGAGACGTTCAGCGACGTGCTGGTGGAAGTGGCGTTGACGGGCGATGAAGAACAACGCGTCTGGGTTCACCGCGTCCGCAGCCTGGTGTTGGCGGACAGTCAAGGCGAGCCGGACTCATTGGTGTTGATCATGGATGACGTTACCGAATGGGCCAGCGCCGAACAGCGCTTCGAAAAGACATTCGCCGCGAACCCTGCGCCAGCAGTGATCTGTCGCCTCAGTGATTTGCGCTATATCAAAGTCAATCCCGGCTTTCTGGAAATGACCGGGTACGCCCGCGATCAGGTGATCGGTGCCTCAACCTATGAACTGGACGTACTGGAACAGGCCGACAACAAGGAGCTGGCCAAGCAGCGACTGCGCGAAGGGGTGACCATCCCGCAGATGCAGGCCGAGCTGCGGTTACCGGACGGGGGTAGCAAACAGGTGATCGTCGCCGGCCAGCCGCTGGAGCTCAACGATGAGCCTTGCATGCTGTTTTCCTTCGTCGACATGGAGCCGCGACACAAGGCCGAAGTGGCCTTGCGTCAAAGTGAGGAGCGTTTTGCAAAGGCGTTTCGTTTGTCTCCGGTACCGATTTTGCTGTGCGGCGCGGCTGACCAGCTGGTGCTGGACGTCAATGAAGCGTTTCTCGACACGCTGGGTTATTCGAGTGAAGAGGTGATCGGGGTCAGCATTGCGCAGATTGATTTCATCGACGACAAGTCGGCCCGCTCACGGTTGTTCGCAGCGCTGGAGAAAACCGGTCGCCTGGATCGCATCGACGTGCGCCTGCGCAAGAAAGACGCTGGGTCGATCGAATGCGCTGTCTCGGCTGACACCGTGAACATTGAGGACAATCCTTGCTTCCTGCTGGTGTTGATGGACATCACCGAGCGTAAGCGCACCGAGATTGAGCTGGTGTCGGCCATCGAAGAAGTGATGAAAGACGCCTCGTGGTTCAGTCGCACGCTGATTGAAAAACTGGCCAATGTGAAGCGCGTCAACTCGCCGAAATTGCCCAGCGTGTCGTTCGCTGATCTTACAGCCCGCGAGCGCGATGTCCTGGGCCTGATCTGCGAAGGCCTGGCCGACAAGGAAATCGCTGCGCGCCTGAAACTGGCGCCCAACACCGTGCGCAATCACGTGGCGACGGTGTATTCCAAACTCGATGTACACAGCCGCAGCGAGGCGATTGTCTGGTCCCGGGAACGCGGTTTGTTCTCCGGTGAATGGCGCTCCAGGGGGCAACGGTAA
- a CDS encoding (2Fe-2S)-binding protein translates to MIEFTVNGERHELVETSPSMPLLWVLRDHLKLTGTKFGCGMGLCGACTVHLDGVAVRSCQLPLAAVAGHSITTIEGLSPTEQHPLQLAWVAEDVPQCGYCQSGQIMSAAALLNTGAAVTDDSIRNAMSGNVCRCGTYGRINKAIKRAASAPKEA, encoded by the coding sequence ATGATCGAATTCACGGTAAACGGCGAACGACACGAGCTGGTAGAGACATCGCCCTCCATGCCCTTGTTATGGGTGTTGCGTGACCACTTGAAACTCACCGGCACCAAGTTCGGTTGCGGCATGGGCCTGTGCGGCGCCTGCACCGTGCACCTGGATGGTGTCGCGGTGCGTTCCTGCCAGCTGCCGCTCGCCGCCGTGGCGGGGCACAGCATCACCACCATCGAAGGTTTGTCGCCGACCGAACAGCACCCGCTGCAACTGGCCTGGGTTGCCGAAGATGTCCCGCAATGCGGTTACTGTCAATCCGGTCAGATCATGTCCGCCGCTGCGCTGCTCAATACCGGCGCGGCGGTCACCGACGATTCGATCCGCAATGCCATGTCCGGCAACGTATGCCGTTGCGGCACTTACGGGCGCATCAACAAAGCGATCAAGCGCGCGGCTTCCGCGCCGAAGGAGGCGTGA
- a CDS encoding LysR family transcriptional regulator has product MDLRLLRYFMALAEELHFGRAATRLHICQPPLSQQIRLLEEELGTPLFERSHHRVELTAAGQMLKEQAPLVFEQLNRALDLTRQTGRGQLGELEIGMISSVMVGVLPRALHLFRERYPHVNWRLHEMTPAAQVKALKEKRIDACVFRVGYDDPQLRNELLIYEPIRVVMPADHPLATRETLAPSDLAREPFVALELKQSRFADFLFQCCIQAGFTPQIRQQVIEVQTLLSLVRAGFGVALLPASIEQLAPAGLVFRRLTPALPEVPLYATYRADDDSPVLKLFLDTLRELVLQDAG; this is encoded by the coding sequence ATGGACTTGCGCTTGCTGCGTTACTTCATGGCGCTGGCCGAAGAGCTGCATTTTGGCCGCGCCGCCACCCGGTTGCACATTTGCCAACCACCACTGAGTCAGCAGATTCGTCTGCTGGAGGAGGAACTGGGAACACCGCTGTTCGAACGCAGTCATCACCGGGTTGAGTTGACCGCTGCCGGGCAGATGCTCAAGGAACAGGCGCCGCTGGTGTTCGAACAGCTCAACCGCGCCTTGGACCTCACCCGCCAGACCGGCCGTGGCCAGTTGGGCGAGCTGGAAATCGGCATGATCAGCTCGGTGATGGTCGGTGTGCTGCCCCGGGCTTTGCACCTGTTCCGCGAGCGTTATCCCCACGTCAACTGGCGTCTGCATGAAATGACCCCGGCGGCGCAGGTCAAGGCGTTGAAGGAGAAGCGCATCGATGCCTGTGTGTTTCGGGTTGGTTACGACGATCCGCAGTTGCGTAACGAACTGTTGATCTACGAGCCGATCCGAGTGGTCATGCCGGCCGATCATCCGCTGGCAACACGGGAAACCCTGGCGCCATCGGACCTGGCCCGGGAACCCTTTGTGGCGCTGGAGCTGAAGCAGTCGCGGTTCGCCGATTTTCTGTTTCAGTGCTGTATCCAGGCCGGGTTTACGCCGCAGATCCGCCAGCAAGTGATCGAGGTGCAAACGCTGCTGAGTCTGGTCCGGGCCGGTTTCGGCGTGGCGTTGTTGCCGGCGTCCATCGAGCAATTGGCACCGGCCGGACTGGTGTTTCGACGCCTGACCCCGGCATTGCCGGAAGTGCCGTTGTACGCCACGTACCGCGCAGACGATGACTCACCGGTGCTTAAGTTGTTCCTCGATACCTTACGCGAACTCGTCCTGCAGGACGCCGGGTAA
- a CDS encoding xanthine dehydrogenase family protein molybdopterin-binding subunit, which produces MTISSMDLSRRGFLKQSATLACGLAIAFYLPSSLAATDPKAPAPAGEFEPNAWVRILPDGTVKLVVHKHDSGTGTHTALAACVAEELDVNPMTVQVISPEDPFFETYIHPIWKVFSTGGSTSVSLEYDRLRMAGATARALLITAAAKQWKVSPESCMTEEGRVVHAASKRSLGYGELVDVAAHLPAPAKVTLKDPSQFKYIGKLRHKRDAQAKVCGRFQYSIDVVLPDMLVAVIQRTPVVGAKVLSVDSAATLQVPGVRKVIVVPGRPDVLGGNLEGVSVLADNYWAAHQGRALLKVQWSDSPLAGFDSDELVKAQTAALSDKGAQRVSAMAAGDVSAQWPVAAKLLEADYRMPYKVQNPLEPICITAQVKDNAITYWGGVQVPSSALEAAHVVCKLAKDKVTINELVSGGSFGAREAKYWLFEVAYLAQQAKVPVKLMNSREDEMRSLFMHPATLHRAKGALDAQGRLTALQLNAVSPASPEQWEPGYFERPDKMDYSTTEAITAWDFAYRPANLDLVWVKHESDVPSGWYRSVSFIPNVFAVESFMDELAHGAGQDPLAFRLAHMQDRPRHVAVLKSAAERAGWGKPLPEGTSLGIATNQGYTSFIAVVARLSKKDGAIKVDKLTCVVDCGLAVSPGGVEEQIYGGLMWGLGHALFDQMDIKQGRVVQSNFHDYRVPRMSDMPLVDILVVDGEPTKPGGVGELGSPSVAPAIANALFSLTGVRQRSTPLILG; this is translated from the coding sequence ATGACGATCTCCTCGATGGATCTTTCGCGACGCGGTTTTCTCAAGCAAAGCGCGACCCTTGCTTGCGGGTTGGCCATTGCGTTTTACCTGCCTTCGAGCCTTGCTGCGACCGACCCGAAAGCCCCGGCGCCGGCTGGCGAGTTCGAACCCAACGCCTGGGTGCGGATCCTGCCGGACGGCACCGTGAAACTGGTGGTGCACAAGCACGATTCCGGCACCGGAACGCATACGGCCTTGGCCGCCTGCGTGGCCGAGGAGCTGGACGTGAACCCGATGACAGTGCAGGTGATCTCGCCCGAAGATCCGTTTTTCGAAACTTACATTCACCCGATCTGGAAAGTTTTTTCCACCGGCGGCAGCACCAGCGTTTCGCTGGAGTACGACCGCCTGCGCATGGCCGGCGCCACGGCGCGAGCGTTGTTGATCACGGCGGCTGCCAAACAGTGGAAAGTCAGTCCTGAGAGCTGCATGACCGAGGAGGGCCGCGTCGTTCATGCCGCGAGCAAGCGCAGCCTGGGTTATGGCGAACTGGTCGACGTTGCTGCGCATCTGCCTGCGCCCGCCAAGGTCACGCTCAAGGATCCGTCGCAGTTCAAATACATCGGCAAACTGCGGCACAAACGCGATGCCCAGGCCAAGGTCTGCGGACGCTTTCAGTACAGCATCGACGTAGTGTTGCCGGACATGCTGGTGGCGGTCATCCAGCGCACACCGGTGGTGGGCGCTAAAGTGCTGTCGGTGGACTCGGCCGCGACGCTGCAAGTACCGGGTGTACGCAAGGTGATTGTGGTGCCGGGGCGGCCGGATGTGCTCGGCGGCAACCTGGAAGGCGTCTCGGTGCTGGCCGACAACTATTGGGCCGCGCATCAGGGCCGGGCACTGCTGAAGGTGCAATGGAGCGATTCCCCCTTGGCCGGTTTCGACAGCGATGAACTGGTCAAGGCCCAAACGGCAGCGCTGAGCGACAAAGGCGCGCAACGGGTCTCTGCCATGGCTGCGGGAGATGTGAGTGCGCAATGGCCGGTCGCCGCGAAGCTGCTCGAAGCCGATTACCGCATGCCGTACAAAGTGCAGAACCCGCTGGAACCGATCTGCATCACTGCGCAGGTCAAGGACAACGCCATCACCTACTGGGGCGGGGTGCAGGTGCCGTCATCGGCGCTGGAAGCGGCGCACGTCGTGTGCAAGCTCGCCAAGGACAAGGTCACCATCAACGAGCTGGTGTCCGGTGGCAGCTTCGGTGCGCGGGAAGCCAAGTATTGGCTGTTTGAAGTGGCCTACCTGGCGCAACAGGCCAAGGTGCCGGTGAAGTTGATGAACAGCCGCGAAGATGAAATGCGCTCATTGTTTATGCACCCGGCCACATTGCACCGGGCGAAAGGGGCGCTGGATGCGCAGGGACGTTTGACCGCACTCCAGCTCAACGCGGTGTCGCCAGCCTCACCGGAACAATGGGAACCGGGCTACTTCGAGCGCCCGGACAAGATGGATTACAGCACCACCGAAGCCATCACCGCCTGGGATTTTGCCTATCGCCCGGCGAACCTGGACCTGGTCTGGGTCAAACACGAAAGCGACGTGCCCAGCGGCTGGTATCGCTCGGTGAGTTTCATTCCCAACGTGTTCGCCGTGGAAAGCTTCATGGATGAACTGGCCCATGGCGCAGGGCAGGATCCGTTGGCCTTTCGCCTGGCCCACATGCAAGACCGGCCAAGGCATGTCGCGGTGCTGAAAAGCGCCGCCGAACGCGCCGGTTGGGGTAAGCCATTACCGGAGGGGACATCGCTGGGGATCGCCACCAATCAGGGTTACACCAGTTTCATCGCAGTGGTCGCGCGCCTGTCGAAGAAGGACGGCGCGATCAAGGTCGACAAGCTCACCTGCGTTGTCGATTGCGGCCTCGCGGTGTCGCCCGGTGGCGTCGAAGAGCAAATCTACGGAGGCTTGATGTGGGGGCTCGGCCACGCGTTGTTCGATCAAATGGACATCAAACAGGGCAGGGTGGTGCAGAGTAATTTCCACGATTATCGGGTGCCGCGCATGTCGGACATGCCATTAGTGGACATTCTGGTCGTCGACGGCGAACCGACTAAACCGGGTGGTGTTGGCGAACTGGGCAGCCCTTCGGTGGCCCCGGCCATTGCCAACGCGTTGTTCAGCCTGACCGGGGTGCGCCAGCGCTCGACACCATTGATTTTGGGATAA
- a CDS encoding TetR/AcrR family transcriptional regulator, with the protein MPRVSRKQADLNRETIVEAATKLFRERGLHGISVVDVMAAAGLTHGGFYGHFESREALATEACGRAFEESRAHWKERIAAADSNAAARRALIEPYLSTASRDNPGDSCPVVAFAGDMCHEAADSPLRQTFMVGLNRLLDKFGSLMDSPDAPLKRQQALVQYSLMVGALILARATRGDALSEELEAGAERFLKEERELAQ; encoded by the coding sequence ATGCCTCGAGTTTCCCGCAAGCAAGCCGACCTCAACCGCGAAACCATCGTTGAGGCCGCAACGAAATTGTTTCGCGAACGTGGCTTGCACGGGATCAGCGTCGTCGATGTGATGGCCGCTGCCGGTCTGACCCATGGCGGCTTTTATGGGCACTTCGAATCCAGGGAGGCGTTGGCGACGGAAGCCTGCGGTCGCGCATTTGAAGAGTCGAGAGCTCACTGGAAAGAACGAATTGCAGCGGCCGACAGTAACGCCGCCGCACGCCGCGCCTTGATCGAACCGTACCTCTCCACTGCCAGCCGTGATAACCCGGGTGACAGTTGCCCAGTGGTGGCCTTCGCCGGTGACATGTGCCACGAAGCTGCAGACAGTCCCTTGCGTCAAACCTTCATGGTCGGACTGAACCGGCTGCTCGACAAATTTGGCAGCCTGATGGATTCCCCCGATGCCCCGCTCAAGCGACAACAGGCGCTGGTGCAATATTCGCTGATGGTTGGCGCACTGATCCTGGCCCGGGCAACCCGCGGCGATGCGCTGTCGGAGGAGCTCGAGGCGGGCGCAGAGCGTTTTCTCAAAGAGGAACGAGAGCTAGCTCAGTGA
- a CDS encoding 2-hydroxyacid dehydrogenase produces the protein MPATVLVLVETINDYLPILEHQGFHLILAPTPAERAEAISRHAGQIDAVLTRGPLGLYADEIAALPNLKIICVIGAGYEHVDLQAAASRGISVTNGAGVNASSVADHAMALLLSLVRDVPRCDIAVRRGEWPKIMRPSLAGKRLGILGLGAVGMAIAKRAAAGFDMSVCYHNRQHRSDVPYTFCSTPTELARASDFLIVATPGGLGTKHLINRQVLDALGPNGFIVNIARASVIVTADLITALEQRRIAGAALDVFDEEPQVPDALKTLTNVILTPHVAGLSPEATQATVELVGKNLTAFFAGQPVLTPIEMPISVGSAVM, from the coding sequence ATGCCCGCAACCGTTCTGGTACTGGTTGAAACCATCAATGACTACTTGCCCATCCTCGAACATCAGGGCTTTCACCTGATCCTGGCCCCCACACCCGCCGAGCGCGCCGAAGCCATCAGCCGGCATGCCGGTCAGATCGACGCCGTACTGACCCGCGGGCCATTAGGCTTGTATGCCGATGAAATTGCGGCACTGCCCAATCTCAAGATTATCTGCGTGATTGGCGCCGGGTATGAGCACGTCGACCTGCAAGCGGCTGCCAGCCGGGGAATCAGCGTCACCAACGGCGCCGGGGTCAACGCGTCTTCCGTCGCCGACCACGCCATGGCGCTGCTGCTGTCGCTGGTGCGCGATGTGCCGCGCTGCGATATCGCTGTGCGTCGCGGTGAATGGCCGAAAATCATGCGCCCTTCCCTCGCCGGCAAGCGTCTGGGCATCCTCGGCCTGGGCGCGGTCGGCATGGCCATCGCCAAACGCGCGGCCGCTGGATTCGACATGAGTGTGTGCTATCACAACCGCCAGCATCGCAGCGACGTGCCCTATACCTTCTGCTCGACCCCGACCGAACTGGCACGCGCCTCGGATTTCCTGATCGTCGCCACGCCCGGAGGCCTTGGTACCAAACACCTGATCAACCGCCAGGTGCTCGATGCCCTGGGTCCGAACGGATTTATCGTCAACATCGCCCGGGCCAGCGTGATTGTGACCGCCGACCTGATCACCGCCCTGGAGCAGCGCAGGATCGCCGGCGCCGCGCTGGACGTATTCGATGAAGAGCCCCAAGTGCCGGATGCCCTGAAAACCCTGACCAACGTGATTCTCACGCCACACGTCGCCGGATTGTCCCCGGAGGCCACGCAAGCGACTGTCGAACTGGTGGGCAAGAACCTCACGGCATTTTTCGCCGGTCAACCGGTTTTGACCCCGATCGAAATGCCAATCAGCGTCGGTAGCGCCGTTATGTAG
- a CDS encoding SDR family oxidoreductase: protein MSKTQLFDLDGKIAFVSGASRGIGEAIAKLLAQQGAHVIVSSRKLEGCQHVADAIIAAGGKATAIACHIGEMEQISQVFAGIKEQFGRLDILVNNAATNPQFCNVLDTDLSAFQKTVDVNIRGYFFMSVEAGKLMRENGGGSIINVASINGVSPGIFQGIYSVTKAAVINMTKVFAKECAQFGIRCNALLPGLTDTKFASALVKNEAILNTALQQIPLKRVADPSEMAGAVLYLASDASSYTTGVSLNVDGGFLS, encoded by the coding sequence ATGTCCAAGACTCAGTTGTTCGACCTCGACGGCAAGATCGCTTTCGTCTCCGGCGCCAGCCGCGGCATCGGTGAAGCCATCGCCAAACTACTGGCCCAGCAAGGCGCCCACGTCATCGTTTCGAGCCGCAAGCTCGAGGGTTGCCAGCACGTAGCCGACGCGATCATCGCCGCCGGCGGCAAAGCCACTGCCATCGCTTGCCACATCGGTGAGATGGAGCAGATCAGCCAGGTCTTTGCCGGCATCAAGGAACAGTTCGGGCGTTTGGACATCCTGGTCAACAACGCAGCCACCAACCCACAATTCTGCAACGTGCTGGACACCGACCTCAGCGCCTTCCAGAAAACCGTCGACGTGAACATTCGCGGCTACTTCTTCATGTCGGTCGAAGCCGGCAAGCTCATGCGTGAAAACGGCGGCGGCAGCATCATCAACGTCGCATCGATCAACGGCGTGTCGCCAGGAATCTTCCAGGGCATCTACTCGGTGACCAAGGCCGCCGTCATCAACATGACCAAAGTCTTCGCCAAGGAGTGCGCGCAGTTCGGGATTCGCTGCAATGCCTTGCTGCCGGGGCTGACCGATACCAAGTTTGCATCGGCGCTGGTGAAGAATGAGGCGATCCTCAACACCGCATTGCAGCAGATTCCGCTCAAACGCGTGGCGGACCCGAGTGAAATGGCGGGAGCGGTGTTGTATCTGGCCAGCGACGCGTCCAGCTACACCACTGGTGTTTCGCTGAATGTCGATGGCGGTTTCCTGTCCTGA
- a CDS encoding LysR substrate-binding domain-containing protein → MYKRYPSVQSMNAFIQAARSGSFSSAARKLDLTHSAISQQIRSLEEFIGQPLFVREGGGSNLTDAGQLFASVLSDGLAQIDRALSSVRNRSVAQRLTLDVDSELAQSWLNPRLPQLLDLLPDHEVVLLSMPRSDRSAFERVDLALRYGYGDWEDCEMTQICGDRVMAVASPALLERYGLQLPLSPVQILELPLLGYTRRSWIPWLDAAGMEPTEPPARVVFDNAANLIAAAEAGVGAGLVRGLLAADALRSGRLLALNNAKIAAHYNLYAVWPPGQAERVAPVVAAVKQLALHTQS, encoded by the coding sequence ATGTACAAGCGATACCCGTCGGTGCAGTCCATGAATGCGTTTATCCAGGCGGCGCGCAGCGGCAGTTTCTCCAGCGCGGCGCGCAAGCTGGACCTGACCCACAGCGCCATCAGCCAGCAGATTCGCTCGCTGGAAGAATTCATCGGCCAGCCGTTGTTTGTGCGTGAAGGCGGCGGCAGCAACCTGACCGACGCCGGGCAGTTGTTCGCCAGTGTGCTGTCCGACGGCCTGGCGCAGATCGACCGGGCGCTGTCTTCGGTGAGGAATCGCAGCGTGGCGCAACGCCTGACCCTGGATGTCGACAGTGAGCTGGCCCAGAGCTGGCTCAACCCGCGCTTGCCGCAATTGCTGGATCTGCTGCCTGACCACGAGGTGGTGCTGTTATCGATGCCACGCTCCGACCGCAGCGCGTTCGAACGCGTGGACCTGGCTTTGCGCTACGGATATGGCGACTGGGAAGACTGCGAGATGACGCAGATCTGCGGGGATCGGGTGATGGCGGTGGCCTCACCTGCGCTGCTGGAACGTTATGGTTTACAGTTGCCGCTGAGTCCGGTTCAGATCCTTGAATTACCGTTGCTGGGTTATACGCGACGATCGTGGATTCCGTGGCTGGATGCGGCAGGCATGGAGCCCACCGAACCGCCGGCGCGGGTGGTGTTTGACAACGCGGCCAATCTGATCGCGGCTGCCGAAGCCGGGGTCGGTGCAGGACTGGTGCGTGGCTTGTTGGCGGCAGATGCGCTGCGCAGTGGGCGGTTGCTGGCGTTGAACAATGCGAAGATTGCGGCGCATTACAACCTGTATGCGGTGTGGCCACCGGGTCAGGCCGAGCGGGTGGCGCCGGTGGTTGCAGCGGTCAAGCAGTTGGCTTTGCATACACAATCCTGA
- a CDS encoding DUF1652 domain-containing protein produces MITLAQLRMLIEQSFSPLACECSVTGDHSLTVKLYHPVSGQVDLVVSGLNVATLQSAESVAALIEELRYELESTSLHRSDEVM; encoded by the coding sequence ATGATCACGTTGGCGCAGCTAAGGATGCTGATTGAACAGAGTTTTTCGCCGTTGGCCTGTGAGTGCAGCGTCACTGGTGACCATTCCTTGACCGTGAAGCTCTATCACCCGGTCTCGGGCCAAGTGGATCTGGTGGTCAGTGGCTTGAACGTGGCGACCCTGCAGTCAGCCGAGTCCGTCGCTGCCTTGATTGAGGAACTGCGCTACGAACTCGAGAGCACCAGCCTGCACCGTTCCGATGAAGTGATGTAA